The nucleotide sequence AATGAGATTGATTCCTTGGGTGATCAAGGAATCGGCTAGAACTTGATTAGCAGCCTGAGATGGATGAACACTGTCCCAGAACACATACTGCGTAGCATTACTACAAGTTCCCAGCGACTTGGGATTGCACAGCAATGATGTTGTCTCCACTGTCCCTGTACCACAGCAACCTCTCCTTGCTTCTGCAAAACCTGCACCATTGTGGAAGTAGCGACAAAGATAAATGCACTAGTATTGGCTTGTACTAGGTAACTCAAATTCAAGTATGACAGAGATCGAGTTCCTTGGATAAAACCCAATCTGCAGGGGGCATTGATAGGTATAGGAGAACTAATCTTATTAGAGTTGTCGCCTATAAATAATTTCCCTTGTTTATTGACCATACCAATATACATGACATGATATAGCTAGGGGTGAGCATTTAGTCGATTTTGGTAACTAAACCAATCAAATTGCTCAAACCTAATAGACTGAACTTGTTccaaaaattgaactgaatcaATCAAATAGATGTGCAAATCAAATaaccaaaagaaaattgaaaaaacccaaccaattgaaaaaccaaaaaaagctgagaaaaaaaaaaaaaaaagacgtcAAACTTGGAAACCAAACTTAATTGATCTACAGCTTGAACCAAATTGCCTATTCGGTTCTATTATTTTAGTTTAACCAAAATATTGCGCACCCCTAGATGTAGCTGTAGCCAAATTTTTATGGTTTGATGTCCAAATTGTTCCACAACGAGATAAATGAAGTCTCGGAGTATGTGTGATTATTTTAGTTTAACCAAAATATTGCTCACCCCTAGATGTAGCTGTAGCCaaatttttatggttttatgTCCAAATTGTTCCACAACGAGATAAATGAAGTCTCGGAGTATGTGTGACTAGCTATCTGGAACAGTGATGTCGATTGTTGTCAGTTTTGTTCGTGCAAAAATTGTGTTATGGGAATGGTTTTTTAGTTTTTCCCTGCAAAACTACATATAAAGTGGCTTCATCACGTGTTTGTGAGATTGTGTGATATGCACAAACCGACCCTAataagtggtatcaaagcaataCGTCATAGCTAGGTCTATAAACAGAAAATCTTGAGCTTCTTGTTCGATTCCATACCATATTTGGAAGGATTCTGAACTAGGTCGTAGAGGGGCTTGAAAATGTCAAAGATGGCAATTTTGAGACCAGGTAGTTGCTTCTGGAGACTATTTGCAGCAGAGTTGATCTTCTTGTTGAACCCTTGAACATCAGTGTTGATCCTGGACACACAGCCACTCTCATGAAATCCAAACAGAGTGATGGCTGCTGGAAGACAACCTATCGGTGGCAGTGAAGTCACCCCTACTCTTCTCGCTCCCAGATCATAGAGGTCCTGTTATATATTCTTCTTTAATTAGctacatatcatatatatgtgttCAACTTACTCGTTTGTTGTGAATTGATGTCTGATTTTCCATTGATGTTCACCTTGATGAAGCTCGAAAATATGCCGACGAGGTAGGAGGCATACTGATCAGGGGTGAAGACTTTATTGAGGTAAGGATTCACATAATAGTTCTGAAGAAAGTCACTGCTTCCAGCACTCAATATGTATAGAGCATCTTTCAGAATGGATGCTGCTTTCTGGTTACCTGCTACTTGTGCTAGCTTTCC is from Diospyros lotus cultivar Yz01 chromosome 2, ASM1463336v1, whole genome shotgun sequence and encodes:
- the LOC127795588 gene encoding GDSL esterase/lipase APG, whose product is MGCKFGGAPLVLAFALALFTGSSAQDLPETLVPAIVTFGDSAVDVGNNDYIHTIFKANYPPYGRDFVNQQPTGRFCNGKLATDITADTLGFTTYPPAYLSPQASGKNLLIGANFASAAAGYDDKTAILSHAIPLSQQLEYYKEYQGKLAQVAGNQKAASILKDALYILSAGSSDFLQNYYVNPYLNKVFTPDQYASYLVGIFSSFIKDLYDLGARRVGVTSLPPIGCLPAAITLFGFHESGCVSRINTDVQGFNKKINSAANSLQKQLPGLKIAIFDIFKPLYDLVQNPSKYGFAEARRGCCGTGTVETTSLLCNPKSLGTCSNATQYVFWDSVHPSQAANQVLADSLITQGINLIG